In the genome of Raphanus sativus cultivar WK10039 chromosome 4, ASM80110v3, whole genome shotgun sequence, one region contains:
- the LOC108852486 gene encoding syntaxin-122-like, which yields MNDLLSRSFKRSVADGSSPPHSHSIEMPKAKHSGGNNLDKFFLDVEEVNSDLKELDRLCHSLQVSHDKSKTLHNAKAVKELKDKMDSDVSKALKTAKRVKGNLQALDRANEANRSLPESGPGSSSDRQRMAVVNGLRKKLKDAMDHFTRVRETISAEYRDTIRRLYFTVTGENPDEDTVDHLISTGESETFMQKAIQEQGRGRILDTINEIQERHDAVKDIEKSLNELHQVFLDMAVLVQNQGEQLDTIEDSLKRTNTIIRSGADQLVKARFYQKNTRKWTCYAVLILIIIVVLVVLFTVKPWKNNGGGGGGSNRQPTPVQAQPPPSQARRLLR from the exons ATGAACGATCTTCTCTCCCGCTCTTTCAAACGCTCCGTAGCCGACGGCTCATCGCCTCCTCACTCCCACAGTATCGAGATGCCAAAGGCTAAGCACTCAGGCGGGAACAACCTCGACAAGTTCTTCCTCGACGTGGAGGAGGTGAACAGTGATCTGAAAGAGCTCGATCGCCTCTGCCACAGCCTCCAAGTGAGCCACGACAAGAGCAAGACGCTCCATAACGCTAAGGCGGTCAAGGAGCTGAAGGACAAGATGGACTCTGATGTCTCTAAGGCGCTCAAAACGGCTAAGCGCGTGAAAGGAAACCTCCAGGCGCTGGACCGTGCGAATGAAGCGAACCGGAGTTTACCGGAAAGCGGACCGGGTTCATCTTCTGACCGGCAGAGGATGGCCGTGGTTAACGGGTTGAGGAAGAAGCTGAAAGATGCGATGGATCATTTTACGAGAGTGAGAGAGACGATCTCGGCAGAGTACCGAGACACAATTCGCCGGTTGTACTTCACCGTCACCGGCGAAAATCCCGACGAGGATACCGTCGATCACCTAATCTCTACAG GAGAAAGTGAAACGTTTATGCAGAAAGCTATACAAGAACAAGGCCGGGGTAGGATTTTGGACACCATAAACGAGATACAAGAGAGGCATGACGCAGTGAAAGACATTGAGAAGAGTTTGAACGAGCTGCATCAGGTGTTTCTTGACATGGCTGTCTTGGTTCAGAACCAGGGCGAACAGCTGGACACCATTGAAGACAGCCTCAAAAGAACCAATACGATTATCCGGTCTGGTGCAGACCAGCTTGTTAAGGCGCGGTTCTATCAGAAGAACACGCGTAAATGGACTTGCTACGCCGTTTTGATATTGATCATTATTGTGGTCTTGGTTGTGTTGTTTACGGTTAAACCGTGGAAAAAcaatggtggtggaggaggaggttctAACCGTCAACCCACTCCGGTGCAAGCTCAGCCACCTCCATCTCAGGCTCGACGTCTACTTCGTTAA
- the LOC108849197 gene encoding RNA-binding protein CP33, chloroplastic, translating to MSSAYCPSLVAVSAAATVSSAATSNPLFSSHSNFKLLYRITPKPFKLVAKCPTPLFLHPNTRRHRLLCAAEDEIPPSSEEEDEEDEEENEEEGEEDADGTQTTTQASVEEGRLYVGNLPYTITSSELSQLFGEAGNVVDVQIVYDKVTDRSRGFGFVTMGTIEEAKEAIQMFNSSQIGGRTVKVNFPEVPRGGEREVMRTKIRDSNRSYVDSPHKIYAGNLGWNLTSQGLKDAFGDQPGVLGAKVIYERNSGRSRGFGFVSFESEEDLQSALSAMNGVEVEGRALRLNLASERATTEPRSSVAEGVTEEGSVGSSEVLSNIST from the exons ATGTCTTCGGCTTATTGCCCCTCCCTCGTGGCGGTTTCCGCCGCAGCCACCGTTTCCTCCGCCGCTACCTCTAACCCGTTATTCTCCTCCCACTCAAATTTCAAACTCTTGTATCGCATCACACCAAAACCCTTCAAACTCGTCGCCAAATGCCCTACTCCTCTGTTCCTCCATCCAAATACCCGTCGCCACCGCCTCCTCTGCGCCGCCGAAGACGAAATCCCGCCGTCAtccgaagaagaagacgaagaggacgaagaagaaaacgaagaagaaggcGAAGAAGACGCAGATGGGACACAGACTACTACGCAAGCGAGCGTTGAGGAAGGGAGGCTGTACGTTGGGAACTTACCTTACACAATCACTTCTTCTGAGCTCTCCCAACTCTTCGGAGAAGCTGGTAACGTCGTCGATGTTCAG ATTGTGTACGATAAAGTCACTGACAGAAGCAGAGGGTTTGGGTTCGTGACCATGGGAACCATTGAAGAAGCTAAGGAAGCGATTCAGATGTTCAACAGCTCC CAAATCGGTGGTCGGACGGTGAAAGTGAACTTCCCGGAGGTGCCTAGAGGCGGAGAGAGAGAAGTGATGAGGACTAAGATTCGTGATAGTAACCGGAGTTATGTTGACAGTCCTCACAAGATCTATGCGGGAAACCTTGGTTGGAATCTAACCTCGCAGGGTCTTAAAGATGCGTTTGGAGATCAGCCTGGTGTGCTTGGTGCTAAAGTTATCTACGAAAGGAACAGTGGGAGGTCTAGGGGGTTTGGTTTCGTGTCTTTTGAGTCGGAAGAAGATCTTCAGTCTGCTCTGAGTGCTATGAATGGTGTG GAAGTTGAAGGACGAGCGCTGAGGCTGAACTTGGCTTCGGAGAGAGCTACTACGGAGCCTCGGTCTTCTGTTGCAGAAGGAGTGACTGAAGAGGGTAGTGTAGGGAGCAGTGAGGTGCTTTCGAACATTAGTACATGA
- the LOC108849169 gene encoding ATP synthase subunit d, mitochondrial has product MSGAGKKVADVAFKASRTIDWEGMAKVLVTDEARREFSNLRRAFDEVNTQLQTKFSQEPEPIDWDFYRKGIGSGIVDMYKEAYDSVEIPKYVDNVTPEYKPKFDALLVELKEAEQKSLKESERLEKEIIDVQEISKKLSTMTADEYFEKHPELKKKFDDEIRNDYWGY; this is encoded by the exons ATGAGCGGAGCAGGAAAGAAAGTAGCGGATGTGGCATTCAAAGCGTCGAGGACTATAGATTGGGAAGGGATGGCTAAGGTCCTTGTCACCGACGAGGCTCGCAGAGAGTTCTCCAACCTCCGTCGCGCTTTCGACGAGGTCAACACTCAGCTCCAAACCAAGTTCAGCcag gaGCCTGAACCTATTGATTGGGATTTCTACAGAAAGGGTATTGGATCTGGCATTGTTGACATGTACAAGGAAGCTTATGACA GCGTTGAGATTCCCAAGTACGTGGACAATGTTACCCCTGAATACAAGCCAAAATTTGATGCTTTG TTGGTGGAACTGAAAGAAGCAGAACAGAAGTCGCTCAAGGAGTCTGAACGGCTGGAGAAAGAAATTATTGATGTCCAAGAGATAAGC AAAAAGCTCAGCACGATGACTGCAGATGAGTACTTTGAGAAGCACCCAGAACTCAAAAAGAAGTTTGATGACGAAATCCGTAACGACTACTGGGGATACTGA
- the LOC108849581 gene encoding transcription factor GTE6, translating to MAESVPVSDHIPAGESKTVPVEVENIKKRVEEVVQWVDSLEHKLAQVEEFYSTIAVSNSSPSSRHVVGIRKVQQEAARREAVAAKRMHDLMRQFGTIFRQITQHKCAWPFMHPVDVESLGLDDYYEVIDEPMDFSTIKNQMEAKDGTGYKHVMQIYADMRLVFENAMKYNEEGSDVYSMAKTLLAKFEEKWTHFLPKVQEEEKIREEEEKQAAMEALLAKEASHTKTTRDLSNEICNVNDELEKLRQVVVGRCRKITSEEKRNIGLAFLKLSPDELQKVLGVVAQADPRFQTKAEVVTIEMDVLDEPTLWRLKFLVKDALEKKKKEETIKTEECRGTKQNNEVSKKRNAVNKLAERRTKRPCL from the exons ATGGCGGAATCAGTGCCGGTATCAGATCATATACCCGCCGGAGAATCCAAAACTGTCCCCGTCGAGGTCGAAAACATCAAGAAGCGAGTCGAAGAGGTTGTTCAATGGGTTGATTCG CTGGAGCATAAACTGGCACAAGTAGAGGAGTTTTACTCGACCATCGCCGTCTCAAACTCTTCCCCCTCCTCTAGACACGTTGTTGGGATCAGGAAGGTCCAACAAGAGGCTGCCCGTAGAGAAGCCGTCGCTGCAAAGAGAATGCATGACCTCATGCGTCAGTTCGGTACTATCTTCCGTCAGATAACCCAGCACAAGTGCGCTTGGCCTTTTATGCATCCTGTCGATGTAGAAAGTCTTGGTCTTGATGACTACTATGAG GTTATTGACGAGCCAATGGACTTCAGCACGATAAAGAATCAAATGGAGGCTAAAGATGGTACCGGGTACAAACATGTTATGCAGATATACGCTGATATGCGTCTAGTGTTTGAGAACGCTATGAAGTATAATGAAGAAGGTAGTGATGTTTACTCTATGGCCAAGACATTACTGGCAAAGTTTGAGGAGAAATGGACACACTTCCTTCCTAAAGTTCAAGAAGAG GAGAAAATAAGGGAGGAAGAGGAGAAGCAAGCAGCAATGGAGGCGCTGCTAGCAAAAGAAGCATCTCATACCAAAACAACTAGAGATTTGAGCAAtgag ATTTGCAATGTTAATGACGAGCTGGAGAAGCTAAGGCAGGTAGTTGTGGGAAGATGCAG GAAAATTACAAGCGAGGAGAAACGTAATATTGGGTTGGCATTCTTGAAACTGTCTCCGGATGAGCTACAGAAAGTGTTGGGTGTAGTTGCTCAGGCTGATCCTAGATTCCAAACTAAAGCAGAAGTAGTGACGATTGAGATGGACGTACTG GACGAACCAACACTGTGGAGGCTAAAGTTTCTTGTGAAGGATGcgttggagaagaagaagaaagaagagacaATAAAGACAGAAGAATGTAGAgggacaaaacaaaacaatgagGTTTCTAAAAAGCGAAACGCGGTGAACAAGTTAGCAGAAAGAAGAACAAAGCGGCCATGCTTGTGA
- the LOC130494642 gene encoding uncharacterized protein LOC130494642, with product MGECAAKENENPCGFETNLVERSMWLMKCPSLAAAASLKSLPLADDPHLPVAKVILSIDPLASVDDETKVGMELTLAEFGNIPKRYALDMSKDFIPMFVFCEPSSHGKLSGEGKKIKGTYELKG from the exons ATGGGAGAATGTGCGGCTAAGGAGAATGAGAATCCATGCGGTTTTGAAACGAATTTAGTAGAGAGATCAATGTGGCTGATGAAATGCCCTTCTCTGGCCGCCGCTGCTTCTCTAAAGTCTCTTCCTTTAGCAGACGATCCACACCTTCCTGTAGCCAAAGTCATCCTCTCCATAGATCCTCTCGCCTCTGTAGACGATGAAACCAAA GTTGGAATGGAACTAACGCTAGCTGAGTTTGGAAACATTCCAAAACGTTATGCTTTGGATATGTCTAAAGATTTCATCCCCATGTTTGTCTTCTGTGAGCCTTCGTCGCATG GAAAACTGTCaggagaagggaagaagatTAAAGGAACTTATGAGCTGAAAGGTTGA
- the LOC108849645 gene encoding transcription termination factor MTERF6, chloroplastic/mitochondrial — MEVVTSTSSISSSMSIKRFLKEKGFDEQSIDKMLTKCKQLEKAQTDVASQNWDYLSDTVGIQHRKLPYIVSRCPKILTLPLHERLVPMFECLSSLGRNPREVTSAITKFPPILAHSLEEKLCPLLAFFQALGVPESHLGKILLFNPRLISYGIETKLAVIVSFLASLGLDKDNGVIGQVLVKHPFLMGYSVEKRLRPTTEFLKSCVGLSDDGVVSVFVNFPQVVCRDVGKILRPNYEYLKECGFGDAQIASMVAGYPPVLIKSVGNSLRPRIRFLVDVMGRGLDEVVGYPQFFQHGLKKKVEARYKVLVKKSNVECCSLRDMLDCNTKKFHEKFGV; from the coding sequence ATGGAGGTGGTGACAAGTACCAGCAGCATTAGCAGCAGCATGAGCATCAAGCGCTTCCTAAAAGAGAAAGGCTTCGACGAACAAAGCATCGACAAGATGCTCACAAAGTGCAAACAGCTAGAGAAAGCCCAAACCGACGTCGCATCGCAGAACTGGGACTACCTGAGCGACACCGTCGGGATACAACACCGTAAGCTCCCTTACATCGTCTCCCGCTGCCCAAAGATCCTAACTTTACCTCTCCACGAGCGACTCGTCCCCATGTTCGAGTGCCTCTCCTCCCTCGGAAGAAACCCGCGAGAAGTCACTTCCGCCATCACCAAGTTCCCGCCCATTCTCGCTCACAGCCTCGAGGAGAAGCTCTGCCCTCTCCTCGCTTTCTTCCAAGCTTTGGGAGTCCCCGAGTCACACCTCGGGAAGATACTCCTTTTCAACCCGAGGCTTATCAGCTACGGGATCGAGACCAAGCTGGCTGTTATTGTGAGCTTCCTCGCTAGCCTCGGGCTTGATAAAGATAATGGTGTGATCGGTCAGGTTCTTGTGAAGCATCCTTTCCTCATGGGGTACAGCGTCGAGAAACGGCTGCGTCCGACAACCGAGTTCTTGAAGTCGTGTGTGGGGTTGAGCGACGATGGGGTTGTGTCTGTTTTTGTGAACTTCCCGCAGGTCGTGTGCAGAGACGTTGGGAAGATACTCAGACCGAACTATGAGTATTTGAAGGAGTGTGGGTTTGGCGATGCGCAGATTGCGAGTATGGTTGCTGGTTATCCACCTGTTTTGATCAAGAGTGTTGGGAACTCGCTGAGGCCTAGGATCAGGTTCCTGGTGGATGTGATGGGGAGGGGGTTGGATGAGGTGGTTGGTTATCCTCAGTTTTTTCAACATGGGTTGAAGAAGAAGGTGGAAGCGAGGTATAAGGTGCTTGTCAAGAAGAGTAACGTTGAGTGCTGCAGCCTTAGAGATATGTTGGACTGTAACACAAAGAAGTTCCATGAAAAGTTTGGCGTTTAA
- the LOC108850180 gene encoding RING-H2 finger protein ATL18-like, translated as MISLLFPRSPLCTVFIAFYTFVCIPLERLKKQCRVAQPQNDDGNYQLTGFMFGDEQKKKEEEKICCSICLVDYEAEDAVTHLPRCNHLFHINCIEPWLLSGHLTCPLCRSFVFSSPPSLTRINVNTSPFSFTFYLSFFFCLLFLHHLLGCLL; from the coding sequence atgatcTCTTTGTTGTTTCCACGGTCACCTTTGTGCACAGTATTTATAGCATTCTACACTTTTGTGTGCATTCCCTTAGAGAGGTTGAAGAAGCAGTGTAGAGTTGCTCAACCGCAAAACGATGACGGTAATTACCAACTAACCGGTTTCATGTTTGGGGACGAgcaaaagaagaaggaagaggagaAGATATGCTGTTCAATATGCCTTGTGGATTATGAAGCTGAAGATGCAGTGACACATCTACCAAGATGCAATCATCTCTTCCATATCAATTGCATTGAACCTTGGCTTCTCAGTGGCCATCTCACTTGCCCTCTATGTAGATCTTTTGTAttctcttctcctccttctcttacACGCATCAATGTCAATACTTCTCCCTTCTCTTTCACTTtctatctctctttctttttttgcttattGTTTCTCCATCACCTGCTTGGATGCTTGTTGTAG
- the LOC108853847 gene encoding RNA pseudouridine synthase 5 isoform X2, translating to MSPQQIGLPWPELNDGLTYKDVVSSSDSELTTVSDFYYTKYKGSAPLLGWIQRIQNGQIQVDGEVEKDPNTLLRSGSKLVYHRLPWKEPDTPHLLDILYQDHDLIALNKPSGLQVLPGGLFQQRTVLTQLQWCFGESHPVPVHRLGRGTSGILLCAKTKLAKTKLSAYFAEGTSLVGSGNMGQECGTVRKISKIYRTLASGIVEEDEVVIKQPIGVARYPGVAKGLYVASSEGKPSFSKVIVLERDRQRDCTLVKVEIQSGRPHQIRIHLAFIGHPLVGDPLYVAGGQPKSVDPDLVDATTTPFAQDGGYRRPNQAVPGDCGYHLHAHEVEIPNLLDTHKVVKVVAPLPPILQTSYLAEEEEEKGLSSFKLS from the exons ATGTCGCCGCAGCAAATTGGCTTGCCATGGCCCGAGCTCAACGATGGTTTGACATACAAAGATGTCGTCTCTTCTTCTGACTCAG AGTTAACTACAGTGTCAGATTTCTACTACACCAAGTACAAGGGCTCAGCTCCATTGCTTGG GTGGATTCAACGAATCCAAAACGGACAG ATACAAGTTGATGGGGAAGTTGAAAAAGATCCCAACACACTCCTTAGGAGTGGTTCCAAGTTAGTTTACCATAGGCTTCCTTGGAAGGAACCTGACACGCCACACTTGCTTGATATTTTGTATCAAGACCATGATTTG ATAGCTTTAAACAAACCGTCTGGACTCCAAGTATTGCCAGGAGGGCTTTTCCAGCAAAGAACTGTGTTGACGCAACTGCAATGGTGTTTTGGTGAATCACACCCTGTCCCTGTACATCGACTTGGGAGAGGCACATCAG GTATACTTCTCTGTGCTAAGACAAAGCTTGCAAAAACTAAACTTTCAGCTTATTTTGCTGAGGGGACATCTCTTGTTGGGTCTGG CAACATGGGTCAAGAGTGTGGAACCgtaagaaaaatatcaaagatATATCGAACACTAGCGAGTGGTATAGTAGAAGAAGACGAG GTAGTTATCAAACAGCCTATCGGGGTGGCTCGATATCCTGGCGTAGCAAAAGGATTATACGTTGCTTCTTCAGAAG GCAAACCTTCTTTCAGCAAAGTAATCGTTTTGGAAAGGGACAGGCAGAGAGATTGCACGCTGGTTAAG GTGGAGATTCAGTCTGGAAGACCACATCAAATCCGGATTCATCTTGCATTCATTGGACATCCCTTAGTAG GGGACCCACTTTATGTTGCGGGAGGACAACCAAAGAGTGTTGATCCAGATCTTGTAGATGCTACTACTACTCCTTTTGCTCAAGATGG GGGTTACCGAAGACCCAACCAAGCTGTTCCTGGGGATTGCGGATATCATCTTCATGCACATGAAGTTGAGATACCAAACCTGTTGGACACGCATAAG GTTGTTAAAGTAGTGGCACCATTACCACCAATCCTCCAAACAAGTTACTtggcagaagaagaagaagaaaaaggccTTTCCTCGTTCAAATTAAGTTGA
- the LOC108853847 gene encoding RNA pseudouridine synthase 5 isoform X1, translated as MSPQQIGLPWPELNDGLTYKDVVSSSDSGHPPTTAIQLTTVSDFYYTKYKGSAPLLGWIQRIQNGQIQVDGEVEKDPNTLLRSGSKLVYHRLPWKEPDTPHLLDILYQDHDLIALNKPSGLQVLPGGLFQQRTVLTQLQWCFGESHPVPVHRLGRGTSGILLCAKTKLAKTKLSAYFAEGTSLVGSGNMGQECGTVRKISKIYRTLASGIVEEDEVVIKQPIGVARYPGVAKGLYVASSEGKPSFSKVIVLERDRQRDCTLVKVEIQSGRPHQIRIHLAFIGHPLVGDPLYVAGGQPKSVDPDLVDATTTPFAQDGGYRRPNQAVPGDCGYHLHAHEVEIPNLLDTHKVVKVVAPLPPILQTSYLAEEEEEKGLSSFKLS; from the exons ATGTCGCCGCAGCAAATTGGCTTGCCATGGCCCGAGCTCAACGATGGTTTGACATACAAAGATGTCGTCTCTTCTTCTGACTCAGGTCATCCTCCAACTACTGCGATTC AGTTAACTACAGTGTCAGATTTCTACTACACCAAGTACAAGGGCTCAGCTCCATTGCTTGG GTGGATTCAACGAATCCAAAACGGACAG ATACAAGTTGATGGGGAAGTTGAAAAAGATCCCAACACACTCCTTAGGAGTGGTTCCAAGTTAGTTTACCATAGGCTTCCTTGGAAGGAACCTGACACGCCACACTTGCTTGATATTTTGTATCAAGACCATGATTTG ATAGCTTTAAACAAACCGTCTGGACTCCAAGTATTGCCAGGAGGGCTTTTCCAGCAAAGAACTGTGTTGACGCAACTGCAATGGTGTTTTGGTGAATCACACCCTGTCCCTGTACATCGACTTGGGAGAGGCACATCAG GTATACTTCTCTGTGCTAAGACAAAGCTTGCAAAAACTAAACTTTCAGCTTATTTTGCTGAGGGGACATCTCTTGTTGGGTCTGG CAACATGGGTCAAGAGTGTGGAACCgtaagaaaaatatcaaagatATATCGAACACTAGCGAGTGGTATAGTAGAAGAAGACGAG GTAGTTATCAAACAGCCTATCGGGGTGGCTCGATATCCTGGCGTAGCAAAAGGATTATACGTTGCTTCTTCAGAAG GCAAACCTTCTTTCAGCAAAGTAATCGTTTTGGAAAGGGACAGGCAGAGAGATTGCACGCTGGTTAAG GTGGAGATTCAGTCTGGAAGACCACATCAAATCCGGATTCATCTTGCATTCATTGGACATCCCTTAGTAG GGGACCCACTTTATGTTGCGGGAGGACAACCAAAGAGTGTTGATCCAGATCTTGTAGATGCTACTACTACTCCTTTTGCTCAAGATGG GGGTTACCGAAGACCCAACCAAGCTGTTCCTGGGGATTGCGGATATCATCTTCATGCACATGAAGTTGAGATACCAAACCTGTTGGACACGCATAAG GTTGTTAAAGTAGTGGCACCATTACCACCAATCCTCCAAACAAGTTACTtggcagaagaagaagaagaaaaaggccTTTCCTCGTTCAAATTAAGTTGA
- the LOC130511544 gene encoding 3-ketoacyl-CoA synthase 15, with translation MKKEVTKMMNGGGVESKPPKGFPDFLGSVNLKYLKLGYIYLLSLSNTFCFFLPPLLLLFIFVSRFLPLLVYPLSIFLLLLLYHFLTPSSVFLLDFSCYRPPDHFKITKSDFIELAMKSGNFNETSIELQRKVLEQSGIGEESYMPRVVFKPGHKLNLRDGREEAAMVIFGAIDELLAATKINVKHIKILVLNCGVLNTTPSLSAMVINHYKLRHNTESYNLGGMGCGAGIIAVDLAKDLLNAHQGSYALVVSTEIVSFTWYSGNDVTLLPPNGSFRMGAAAVMLSSRRIDRWRSKYQLMQLVRTHKGMDDASYKSMELREDKEGKQGLYVSKDVMEVARHALRANIATLRRLEPCFQHICVLATSKTALDEIQKDLKLSEENMEASRQTLERFGNTSSSSVWYELAYLEHKGKMKRGDTVWQVGFGSGFKCNSVVWKALKNIDPPRHNNNPWRNL, from the exons ATGAAAAAAGAGGTAACAAAGATGATGAATGGTGGTGGAGTTGAGTCAAAACCACCCAAAGGCTTTCCTGATTTCCTCGGCTCTGTGAATTTGAAATACCTGAAGCTTGGCTACATTTACTTGCTCTCTCTTTCcaacaccttctgcttctttcttcctcctcttctccttctcttcaTCTTTGTTTCTCGGTTCCTCCCACTCTTGGTTTATCCTTTATCCATCttcttgcttcttctccttTACCACTTCCTCACTCCTTCCTCTGTTTTCCTTCTTGATTTCTCATGTTACCGTCCACCTGATCATTTCAAG aTCACGAAAAGCGACTTCATCGAGCTGGCAATGAAGTCTGGCAACTTCAACGAGACTTCCATCGAGCTCCAAAGAAAAGTTTTGGAGCAATCAGGCATAGGAGAGGAGAGCTACATGCCGAGAGTGGTCTTCAAGCCTGGCCACAAACTCAACCTCCGTGATGGACGCGAAGAAGCAGCGATGGTCATCTTCGGAGCCATCGACGAGCTTCTCGCGGCCACCAAGATCAACGTGAAGCATATCAAGATCCTGGTCCTCAACTGCGGAGTCCTCAACACCACGCCTTCTCTCTCGGCGATGGTGATCAACCACTACAAGCTGAGGCACAACACGGAGAGCTACAACCTCGGTGGTATGGGGTGCGGCGCCGGAATCATAGCGGTTGATTTAGCCAAAGATCTTTTGAACGCTCACCAAGGCTCTTACGCTTTGGTTGTGAGCACTGAGATAGTTAGCTTCACTTGGTACTCAGGCAATGACGTCACGCTGCTCCCGCCGAATGGTTCTTTCCGGATGGGAGCAGCTGCGGTCATGCTCTCTAGCCGGCGTATCGATAGATGGCGCTCGAAATATCAGCTTATGCAGCTGGTGAGAACACATAAAGGCATGGACGACGCAAGCTACAAGAGCATGGAGTTAAGAGAAGACAAGGAAGGGAAACAAGGACTGTACGTATCAAAAGATGTGATGGAAGTCGCTAGACATGCACTCAGAGCAAACATCGCAACGCTACGCCGTCTCGAGCCATGTTTCCAGCATATATGCGTGCTGGCGACGAGCAAGACGGCTCTCGACGAGATTCAGAAGGATCTCAAACTGAGTGAAGAGAACATGGAGGCGTCGAGGCAGACGCTGGAACGTTTTGGGAATACGTCGAGCAGCAGCGTGTGGTACGAGCTGGCTTACTTGGAACACAAGGGGAAGATGAAAAGAGGAGACACGGTTTGGCAGGTCGGTTTCGGGTCAGGGTTTAAATGCAACAGTGTTGTATGGAAAGCCTTGAAAAACATTGACCCTCCAAGACACAATAATAACCCATGGAGGAATCTCTGA
- the LOC130511545 gene encoding uncharacterized protein At3g52155, chloroplastic-like — translation MLSFQSPPSPFFFSGHQNRTTTSCSPRASTELTSSPSPSLISRRLILLRHAHSSWDHLSLKDHDRPLTKSGQADAAKVAQILSSLGWLPQLILSSDATRTKETLKSMQAQVDGFMEANVHFIPSFYSIAAMDGQTADHLHHVISKYSSPDITTVMCMGHNKGWEEAASVLSGASVKLKTCNAALLHAFGNSWDDAFALAGPGGWKLEGIVAPDSTICV, via the exons ATGCTGAGCTTCCAGTCTCCACCatctcctttcttcttctccggCCACCAAAACCGGACCACCACTTCTTGCTCTCCTCGTGCATCCACCGAACtaacttcttctccttctccgtcGCTAATCTCTCGCCGTCTCATCCTTCTACGTCACGCTCACAGTTCCTGGGACCATCTTTCCCTCAAAG ACCATGATCGTCCTCTAACTAAGTCCGGTCAAGCCGATGCTGCTAAAGTTGCTCAAATCCTCTCCTCACTTGGCTGGCTTCCCCAACTCATCCTCTCAAG CGACGCGACTCGGACTAAGGAGACGCTGAAGTCAATGCAAGCGCAAGTTGATGGCTTTATGGAGGCGAATGTACATTTCATCCCTAGCTTTTACTCCATTGCTGCTATGGACGGCCAAACCGCCGACCATCTCCACCACGTCATCTCCAAATACTCATCCCCTGACATCACCACCGTCATGTGTATGGGGCATAACAAAGGGTGGGAAGAAGCAGCCTCCGTGCTCTCTGGTGCTTCCGTGAAGCTGAAAACTTGCAATGCTGCTTTGCTTCATGCTTTTGGCAACTCCTGGGATGAT GCTTTCGCTCTGGCTGGACCTGGTGGTTGGAAACTTGAGGGTATTGTGGCTCCAGATAGCACCATTTGTGTCTAA
- the LOC130511546 gene encoding putative lipid-transfer protein DIR1, with translation MMMRPMRVGLAMALLMTITVLTTIATAQQQEDQQPPPPMLPVEEVGMCSRTFFSALVQLIPCRAAVAPFSPIPPTESCCAAVVTLGRPCLCLLANGPPLSGIDRSMALQLPQRCFANFPPCDVIN, from the coding sequence ATGATGATGAGACCCATGAGAGTTGGGTTAGCAATGGCACTGCTCATGACCATAACCGTTCTTACTACCATAGCCACAGCACAGCAGCAAGAGGACCAGCAACCACCTCCACCGATGTTGCCAGTGGAAGAAGTGGGAATGTGCAGCAGAACATTCTTTTCTGCTCTGGTTCAGCTGATACCGTGTAGAGCAGCAGTGGCTCCTTTCAGCCCGATCCCACCAACGGAGTCGTGTTGCGCTGCGGTGGTCACACTTGGTCGTCCTTGTCTTTGCCTCCTCGCCAATGGACCTCCACTCTCAGGCATTGACCGATCCATGGCTCTTCAGCTTCCTCAGAGATGCTTTGCTAATTTCCCTCCTTGCGATGTCATTAACTAG
- the LOC130494438 gene encoding uncharacterized protein LOC130494438 has product MLELFFTIAFSAAPLTLYIPPIRCLTMFVETMEEMGTEGRVYSRRVFPRARTAWTRLLDCFFSSSPPPPPPRRP; this is encoded by the coding sequence atgttGGAGCTGTTTTTCACGATAGCGTTCTCGGCGGCGCCGTTAACGCTGTACATACCTCCGATAAGATGTTTGACGATGTTCGTGGAGACGATGGAGGAGATGGGGACGGAAGGTAGGGTTTATAGCAGGAGAGTCTTCCCTCGCGCCAGAACTGCCTGGACTCGCCTTCTCGATTGCTTCTTttcctcttctcctcctcctcctcctcctcgccgtccttaa